One Lentisphaera araneosa HTCC2155 DNA window includes the following coding sequences:
- a CDS encoding DUF1501 domain-containing protein: protein MSVSLDRRTFLSGSSVALSSMLFANSANAKPKRKEKIRHFIYVNLRGGPSQMDTFDAKPDHSNGGGIKGIKTAMKNVYFAESYEGLAGFSEHMALVHTSSRIGAHELGRYYVGTGGFLPNPAQVQPGLCSIAGWALAEEKESDLPKVVSLGGSLSAGFLGNEFSPYSMKPGQNKLKVDEDWRTRLIRSESLRDEYMKHSANAHLDQIKEELRHGRKATQLSLGISNRVFELSGESPQTIEAYGKGIGQSFLQARRLIQAGVPSIEIPYGGWDTHQNNVERCRNLSEPLNKGLCQLLKELKVMGLLKNTMVMIAGDFGRTPRINANAGRDHYPMNTPILLIGGNLSGQHIGQSSKDGLSLENAVTMGAFSYSLYRHLGFNPNEPYMHKSGRPLDLCPSKSGIDELMS from the coding sequence ATGTCTGTGAGTTTAGATAGAAGAACATTTTTAAGTGGTAGTAGTGTCGCCTTGTCGAGCATGTTATTTGCGAATTCCGCGAATGCTAAGCCCAAGAGAAAAGAAAAAATCAGACACTTTATATACGTCAATTTGCGTGGTGGACCCTCGCAAATGGATACTTTTGACGCCAAGCCAGATCATAGCAACGGAGGTGGGATCAAAGGTATAAAGACGGCAATGAAAAATGTCTATTTTGCCGAGTCTTATGAAGGTTTAGCAGGTTTTTCAGAGCACATGGCGTTAGTTCATACGAGTTCGCGAATAGGAGCCCATGAACTGGGAAGGTATTATGTCGGAACGGGAGGTTTTTTACCTAATCCAGCTCAGGTACAGCCAGGTTTATGTTCGATTGCGGGCTGGGCTTTAGCTGAAGAAAAAGAGTCAGATTTACCTAAAGTCGTTTCTTTAGGTGGTTCATTATCTGCGGGTTTCCTTGGGAATGAATTCAGTCCCTATAGTATGAAGCCGGGGCAAAATAAATTAAAAGTTGACGAAGATTGGCGTACGCGTCTCATCCGTTCGGAATCTTTGCGCGACGAATACATGAAACATTCTGCTAATGCTCATTTAGATCAAATTAAAGAAGAGCTCCGCCATGGGCGCAAAGCGACGCAGTTGAGCTTAGGTATCTCTAATCGAGTCTTTGAGTTGAGTGGTGAAAGCCCACAAACTATCGAAGCTTATGGCAAAGGTATTGGACAGAGTTTTTTACAAGCCAGACGTTTAATTCAAGCAGGAGTCCCTTCGATAGAAATTCCCTATGGAGGGTGGGATACACATCAAAATAATGTGGAACGCTGTAGAAATTTATCAGAACCTCTTAATAAGGGCTTATGTCAATTGTTAAAAGAATTAAAGGTTATGGGTTTGTTAAAAAATACAATGGTCATGATTGCAGGAGATTTTGGGAGAACGCCTCGGATTAATGCTAATGCAGGTCGAGATCATTACCCAATGAATACCCCAATTCTCCTAATAGGAGGAAACCTTTCTGGGCAGCATATAGGTCAAAGTTCAAAAGATGGTTTAAGTCTTGAAAATGCTGTGACGATGGGAGCCTTTAGCTACTCTTTATATCGTCATTTAGGCTTTAATCCCAATGAACCCTACATGCATAAAAGTGGTCGTCCTTTGGATCTGTGCCCATCAAAGTCAGGGATTGATGAGTTGATGTCATGA
- a CDS encoding DUF1549 domain-containing protein, translated as MKTFFTFLLLSTFLLSASQEKADRLLRRLYLDTQNRLPSVSEYYSGTELIKTGRYEKLVNDLLKSEEFRGNLATKIVDHYAPKRQDRDQHPLVYRGLEKHVKKEYVKVGGDFRKFIRDMLSADGISARNKMVLFYTGAEDSKMMAGRFTENVWGITLACSECHDHKYYPELKHENFWSMATFFEGMEKRYVKTEKELKALKKRVAKSYRNQEALGAELKDVLDWIAMEEKGQSIYDEISYEESRGQNLSMKFDMGEMSSDKALLAPQLYIFEKERRLTHLKLEYVVEEKKHTARPRLLFGPDRALHITRSARDYLADWMAYKKPLYFSRSTSNWVAHWLIGRGIVMPANDVYGANHDNGERLDTYAKIFEDNGFDLYALVKTVLMSDIYRMSSAEKSDEEGFIYFKSRKIRHLDGEQILNVLMTDAMKSFEKEESWQSLYKLEKDKEKYIDDMFPSSLSDSEAFYRGSLSQALFLASNKAALEFIDNKAKAWYALSQKKDFELFLNEFFVHYYTRLPNERERLFFENKLDLDASYVNSGVFEMTWTIINSPEFRVY; from the coding sequence ATGAAGACTTTTTTTACATTTCTCCTTTTAAGTACATTTTTGCTATCTGCTTCTCAAGAAAAAGCTGATCGCTTACTTAGGCGTTTGTATTTAGATACTCAAAATCGTTTACCTAGTGTAAGTGAATACTACTCGGGGACGGAGTTGATAAAAACTGGTCGTTATGAAAAACTAGTTAATGATTTATTGAAGAGTGAAGAGTTTCGGGGTAATCTTGCTACAAAAATAGTTGATCACTACGCTCCTAAGCGTCAAGACAGAGATCAACACCCCTTAGTTTATAGGGGCTTAGAGAAACATGTCAAAAAAGAATACGTCAAAGTTGGTGGCGATTTTCGCAAGTTTATTCGTGATATGTTAAGTGCCGATGGTATTTCAGCTCGAAATAAAATGGTGCTGTTTTACACAGGTGCAGAAGATTCCAAAATGATGGCAGGTCGATTTACGGAAAATGTTTGGGGAATAACTTTGGCGTGTTCAGAGTGTCACGATCATAAATATTACCCGGAGCTCAAGCATGAGAACTTTTGGTCGATGGCGACTTTTTTCGAAGGCATGGAAAAGCGTTATGTGAAGACAGAAAAAGAACTTAAAGCACTTAAAAAAAGGGTCGCTAAAAGTTATAGAAACCAAGAAGCTTTGGGGGCAGAACTTAAAGATGTTTTAGATTGGATTGCAATGGAAGAAAAGGGGCAGAGTATCTATGACGAGATTTCTTATGAGGAGAGTCGTGGACAAAATCTTAGTATGAAATTTGATATGGGGGAAATGAGTTCTGATAAAGCGTTATTGGCACCCCAGCTTTATATCTTTGAGAAAGAACGACGATTAACTCATTTGAAATTAGAGTATGTGGTTGAGGAAAAGAAGCACACGGCTCGTCCACGCTTGTTGTTTGGGCCCGATCGAGCGCTTCATATAACTAGAAGTGCGAGAGATTACTTAGCCGATTGGATGGCGTATAAGAAGCCTTTGTATTTTTCGAGGTCTACGTCTAATTGGGTAGCTCACTGGTTGATTGGAAGAGGGATAGTTATGCCCGCTAATGACGTTTATGGTGCCAATCATGATAATGGTGAGCGTTTGGATACTTATGCTAAAATATTTGAGGATAATGGATTCGATCTTTATGCCTTAGTAAAGACAGTGTTGATGTCTGATATTTATCGAATGTCTTCCGCAGAAAAATCTGACGAAGAGGGTTTTATTTATTTTAAAAGTAGAAAAATTCGTCATTTAGATGGTGAGCAAATATTAAATGTACTCATGACTGATGCCATGAAGAGTTTTGAAAAAGAGGAAAGTTGGCAGTCACTCTACAAGTTGGAAAAAGATAAAGAGAAATATATTGATGACATGTTCCCCAGTTCCTTGTCGGATTCAGAGGCTTTTTATCGAGGAAGTCTATCCCAGGCGCTTTTTTTAGCGAGTAACAAGGCCGCCTTAGAGTTCATAGATAACAAAGCCAAAGCTTGGTATGCTTTATCTCAGAAAAAGGATTTTGAACTATTTCTGAATGAGTTTTTCGTTCATTATTACACAAGGTTGCCGAATGAACGCGAGCGCTTGTTCTTTGAAAATAAATTAGATCTTGACGCATCTTATGTAAACTCTGGTGTATTTGAAATGACTTGGACAATTATAAATTCACCTGAATTCCGAGTGTATTAG
- a CDS encoding serine/threonine protein kinase produces the protein MEGYRTTALTEDELKRFEDGLAKCMTCHEWCDMEGYEPLREYECQSCGENVFMPMRITEFWLYDVTGEGGMGRVYMAQKYDDPKLYAIKLSDYTDECDFRFQSLLYEGDVVMSFEHPHIATAYRFGYKSGKAFLLMDYVPGYTLEQIAKGFEFSEVELYSWMKQLVDALRYMATTGFIYRDLKPQNVIVRGEKLTLVDFGLAIHKDEQEIDDDNLIGSPSYIPPERIKGIVEDERSDMYALGMVFYYVVNGQNYFDGPNEEIVEGHMHPYRYPIQELNDYLPEGLCILIDNLIAHEMEDRYQTYDELYNDICFLYDSAVEAEQEEVEVEA, from the coding sequence ATGGAAGGTTACAGAACTACTGCTCTGACAGAGGATGAGCTTAAACGCTTTGAAGATGGCCTAGCTAAATGCATGACATGCCATGAGTGGTGTGATATGGAAGGTTATGAACCATTAAGAGAATATGAGTGTCAAAGTTGTGGCGAAAATGTTTTTATGCCCATGAGAATCACTGAGTTTTGGCTGTACGATGTTACAGGTGAAGGTGGTATGGGGCGTGTATATATGGCTCAGAAGTATGATGACCCCAAACTGTATGCGATTAAACTTTCAGATTATACTGATGAATGTGACTTCCGTTTCCAAAGTTTGCTTTATGAAGGTGACGTAGTGATGAGTTTTGAACATCCTCATATTGCAACAGCTTATCGCTTTGGCTATAAGAGTGGTAAGGCCTTCTTATTAATGGATTATGTACCGGGCTACACCTTGGAGCAGATAGCTAAGGGTTTTGAGTTTTCCGAAGTTGAGTTGTATTCCTGGATGAAACAATTAGTTGACGCCTTGCGTTACATGGCGACTACTGGCTTTATCTACCGCGATTTGAAACCTCAAAATGTGATTGTAAGAGGTGAGAAGCTGACTTTGGTTGATTTTGGTCTCGCGATCCACAAGGATGAGCAGGAGATAGATGATGACAATTTAATTGGTTCACCATCCTATATCCCACCAGAGCGAATCAAAGGCATAGTTGAAGATGAAAGGTCTGATATGTACGCCTTGGGTATGGTCTTTTATTATGTTGTCAACGGACAGAATTATTTTGATGGACCTAATGAGGAAATCGTAGAAGGTCACATGCACCCCTATCGTTACCCGATTCAGGAGCTTAATGACTATCTTCCGGAAGGTCTCTGTATTTTGATAGATAATCTCATCGCCCATGAAATGGAAGATCGCTATCAGACTTATGATGAGCTTTATAATGATATATGCTTTTTGTATGATTCAGCAGTCGAAGCTGAGCAAGAAGAAGTAGAAGTAGAAGCTTAA
- a CDS encoding FHA domain-containing protein yields the protein MKLYFSEGNLKGKLLSFEEASIIIGRSHSCTLVINDPKLSGKHVELTQHDGEVWSEDLESHNGVYINGQKIAKASRVKVGDQLKIGEEVFSLVETGGKELNNIATATVDSGLAESDPDLPEQQTELSFNKTPLLLGLFFVAFAYLFYEVDQRKITPKLNEPVLIDLSVEQGDEIRLEQAGFSDNETGNVDGAVDQELEPECVLNISSPIESVSVEVNGDYKGELPIELKSLEKGFHYISVFKRAYHKKEFLLDLQSDQKVVVDLERDERYLDFQTTPNSVNLLHEGEHLALSPAYIRKDKLEGKNLTISLDSYSSVSVVLNDLIKLYELHPNHCSLEITLPAIDCEVNLNGKVLDSSENPIKLEKLNAGEYFLSIQARGKTVKEEFDLRIKAGEDKIIRSQIFTISHFVKLKSGEEFYGMLQEKGDRDLVFALEQGEKKRILLKDILSWEASSKAESLGISKGIEVIKKKILPLNENIWEPRKYRGPEREKNIEKFAVKEILEDKSKMDLLSFFEKYGNKYLEVQGTVTALSSNENWHTLRLDDVVECYFKGQNEDLSYYGKRLSVRAWSLGIRGLDMLVLTECELVE from the coding sequence GTGAAACTTTACTTTAGTGAGGGGAACTTAAAAGGGAAATTATTGAGCTTTGAAGAAGCTTCAATTATCATTGGTCGTAGTCATTCATGCACACTTGTGATTAATGACCCCAAATTAAGTGGGAAGCACGTCGAATTAACTCAGCATGATGGTGAAGTGTGGTCGGAAGATTTAGAGAGCCATAATGGCGTCTATATAAACGGGCAAAAAATAGCAAAAGCTAGCCGGGTGAAAGTTGGTGATCAACTTAAAATTGGGGAAGAGGTTTTTTCCTTAGTTGAGACAGGTGGAAAAGAACTTAATAATATAGCTACTGCGACTGTGGATTCGGGTCTTGCGGAAAGTGATCCCGATCTACCTGAACAGCAAACTGAGCTGAGTTTTAATAAAACGCCTTTGTTACTTGGTTTATTTTTTGTTGCTTTTGCCTACTTGTTTTATGAGGTCGATCAAAGAAAAATCACTCCAAAATTGAATGAGCCAGTTTTAATTGATTTAAGCGTTGAACAGGGTGATGAAATACGGCTTGAGCAAGCGGGTTTTAGTGATAATGAAACAGGAAATGTGGATGGGGCTGTAGATCAAGAATTAGAGCCTGAGTGCGTGTTAAACATAAGTTCTCCAATTGAGTCGGTGAGCGTAGAAGTTAATGGAGATTATAAGGGGGAGTTGCCGATTGAATTAAAATCCCTAGAGAAAGGCTTTCATTACATTTCCGTTTTTAAGCGTGCCTATCATAAAAAGGAGTTTTTGTTGGATTTACAATCTGACCAAAAAGTAGTAGTGGATTTAGAGAGGGATGAGAGGTACTTAGACTTTCAAACTACACCAAATTCCGTGAATTTACTTCATGAGGGTGAGCATTTAGCTCTTAGTCCAGCTTATATTAGAAAAGATAAGTTAGAAGGAAAGAATTTGACTATAAGCTTGGATTCATACTCATCAGTGAGTGTTGTTTTAAATGATTTAATTAAGCTTTATGAATTACACCCCAATCATTGCTCACTAGAAATTACTTTGCCAGCCATTGACTGTGAAGTGAACCTCAATGGGAAAGTACTTGACTCGAGTGAAAACCCTATAAAGCTCGAGAAATTGAATGCAGGGGAGTATTTCCTTTCAATCCAGGCAAGAGGTAAAACAGTAAAAGAAGAGTTCGATCTAAGGATAAAAGCTGGAGAAGATAAAATCATTCGCAGTCAAATTTTTACAATAAGTCATTTTGTGAAATTAAAATCTGGCGAAGAGTTTTATGGAATGCTACAAGAAAAGGGTGATCGGGACTTAGTGTTTGCCTTAGAACAAGGTGAGAAAAAAAGAATTCTCCTTAAAGATATTTTATCTTGGGAGGCTTCATCTAAAGCCGAGAGCTTGGGGATTAGTAAGGGAATTGAAGTGATAAAGAAAAAAATATTACCTTTAAATGAGAATATTTGGGAGCCAAGAAAATATCGAGGACCTGAACGGGAAAAGAATATAGAGAAGTTTGCTGTAAAGGAGATATTAGAAGATAAAAGTAAAATGGATTTATTAAGTTTTTTCGAAAAATATGGAAATAAGTATCTCGAAGTTCAAGGTACGGTTACCGCTTTGAGTTCAAATGAGAATTGGCACACACTGCGTTTGGATGATGTAGTAGAATGCTATTTTAAAGGTCAAAATGAAGACCTTTCTTATTATGGTAAACGCCTTAGTGTCCGGGCGTGGTCTTTAGGGATAAGGGGCTTAGATATGTTGGTTTTGACAGAGTGTGAGTTGGTCGAATGA
- a CDS encoding FHA domain-containing protein, producing MESYNCYSCGFNNPIAHTHCAKCKKSGAAAALTSTGTGSFPEGFIWPLFPKNLSLGAAPADDVLIPTNKIQDHHCRLDFVKGLFYLTLPKTAPPAFIGGQQVRPNMKQALNDGSSLKIGDEELKITYFNGHEGFSEKETFELKQLAEKSVNPTVSRLLHIIAFKREVINLTSSADIFSFAIDTVLRITELDRAYAFQVTSEDDQLKVKEVIAKNSDFTIIEEEDFSISRSIMTKVLENQGSVFIQDADKDVNSTVSMANFNIKTVICLPLTVKNEQGERELIGIIYADKTLSTTPLPSGINSSLQSMRKITSHHLVRTMMIDDAQSDVDGFKSYFSNLNGEIQKIRDYLADTSNHIEAGTSSDSNVFQERVSECSEALKMLSESVKQNF from the coding sequence ATGGAATCGTACAACTGTTATTCGTGTGGATTTAATAATCCTATTGCACACACTCACTGCGCAAAATGTAAAAAATCTGGTGCTGCGGCCGCTTTGACTTCTACTGGAACGGGCTCGTTTCCCGAAGGCTTTATTTGGCCTCTTTTTCCAAAAAACCTTAGCTTAGGCGCTGCACCTGCAGACGATGTATTGATTCCGACTAATAAAATCCAAGATCATCATTGTCGACTTGACTTTGTCAAAGGCCTTTTCTATTTGACTCTCCCGAAGACAGCTCCTCCTGCATTCATCGGTGGCCAACAAGTCCGCCCTAACATGAAGCAGGCTTTGAACGACGGGTCAAGTTTGAAAATTGGTGATGAAGAGCTCAAAATTACTTACTTTAATGGGCATGAAGGCTTTTCTGAAAAAGAAACTTTTGAACTAAAACAGCTCGCTGAAAAATCAGTTAATCCCACTGTCTCAAGACTACTTCATATCATCGCTTTCAAACGAGAAGTCATCAACCTCACTTCTTCTGCTGACATTTTTTCTTTTGCTATTGACACTGTCCTTAGAATTACTGAACTCGATAGAGCTTACGCCTTTCAAGTCACCTCAGAAGATGATCAATTAAAAGTAAAAGAAGTTATTGCCAAAAACTCTGACTTCACAATCATAGAAGAAGAAGATTTCAGCATTTCCCGATCGATAATGACTAAAGTCCTCGAAAACCAAGGCTCTGTCTTTATTCAAGATGCAGACAAGGATGTCAATTCAACTGTCTCAATGGCGAATTTCAATATTAAAACCGTTATATGCCTACCCCTAACAGTCAAAAATGAACAAGGTGAGCGCGAACTCATTGGCATTATCTATGCTGATAAGACTTTAAGTACCACCCCCCTCCCCTCAGGCATTAACTCTTCCCTGCAGTCCATGAGAAAAATCACCTCTCACCACCTCGTGCGCACTATGATGATCGATGACGCTCAATCAGATGTGGATGGTTTCAAAAGTTACTTTAGTAATCTTAATGGAGAGATTCAGAAAATTCGCGATTATTTAGCAGACACATCCAATCATATTGAAGCAGGCACTAGTTCCGATTCAAATGTATTTCAAGAACGCGTCTCTGAATGTAGCGAAGCCTTGAAAATGCTCTCTGAAAGCGTTAAACAAAACTTTTAA
- a CDS encoding lysophospholipid acyltransferase family protein → MQFFLRIIYYIFSLFPDFLLYVLARVLGYVLLYVVRFRKKIVVYNLNLVYGVKGWDKSLLREIYFHFGLTAIEILQQPVLSSSKLLEKVNSENDQFYRDAINKGKGVLILTGHYANWEKCILKVVEFGNPVSVIIKDVKGFEDGYFSKTFREPHKVNCLEKSAKSVLAIFKALKRGETVCLVMDQNSKRTEGCFVDFMGEQCSTYVSPLMIAAKTGATVVPTTAYREDDVLSQTVYFHEPMSFAREDADEESIQRNTQKVMDVLSQALYDHPAYWIWMHKRWKTRPMSEKENDLKVDYSATEPVTPK, encoded by the coding sequence ATGCAGTTTTTTTTAAGAATAATTTATTATATTTTTTCACTATTTCCTGATTTTTTGCTCTATGTCTTGGCTAGAGTTCTTGGCTATGTGCTTTTGTATGTCGTACGCTTTCGAAAAAAAATTGTTGTTTATAACCTAAATTTGGTTTATGGAGTTAAGGGCTGGGATAAGTCCTTGTTACGAGAGATTTATTTTCACTTTGGACTTACCGCAATCGAAATTTTGCAACAGCCTGTGCTTAGTTCATCTAAGTTATTAGAAAAAGTAAATTCTGAAAATGATCAATTTTACAGGGACGCTATCAATAAAGGCAAGGGAGTTTTGATTTTAACGGGGCACTATGCTAACTGGGAAAAGTGTATTCTAAAGGTCGTTGAGTTTGGTAACCCAGTAAGTGTGATCATTAAAGATGTTAAAGGTTTTGAAGATGGATACTTTTCAAAAACATTTAGAGAACCTCATAAAGTGAATTGTCTTGAGAAGAGTGCAAAATCTGTGTTAGCAATCTTTAAGGCTTTGAAGAGAGGCGAGACGGTATGTTTGGTGATGGATCAAAACTCTAAGCGTACAGAAGGGTGTTTTGTTGATTTTATGGGAGAGCAGTGTTCTACTTATGTCTCACCCTTAATGATAGCGGCAAAAACAGGCGCAACAGTAGTTCCCACAACTGCATATAGGGAAGATGACGTATTATCGCAAACGGTTTATTTTCATGAACCAATGTCATTTGCTAGAGAGGATGCTGATGAAGAGTCAATTCAGAGAAATACTCAAAAGGTGATGGATGTATTGAGTCAAGCTTTGTATGATCATCCAGCTTATTGGATTTGGATGCATAAGCGTTGGAAAACTCGTCCTATGTCCGAAAAAGAAAATGACTTAAAAGTAGATTACTCCGCAACGGAGCCAGTCACCCCTAAATAA